Proteins encoded by one window of Enterobacter pseudoroggenkampii:
- the acrR gene encoding multidrug efflux transporter transcriptional repressor AcrR: MARKTKQQALETRQHILDVAIRLFSQQGVSSTSLAQIAQAAGVTRGAIYWHFKDKSDLFGEIWELSESSISDLESEYRAKFPDDPLSVMREILVYILEATVVEERRRLMMEIIYHKCEFVGEMAVVQQAQRSLSLESYDRIELNLNLCMQAKLLPANLLTRRAAILMRGYISGLMENWLFAPQSFDLKEEARSYVAILLEMLQLCPSLRSDAPSLTA; this comes from the coding sequence ATGGCACGAAAAACTAAACAACAAGCGCTGGAAACCCGACAACACATTCTGGATGTGGCAATACGTTTGTTCTCTCAGCAGGGTGTTTCGTCAACCTCGCTGGCACAAATTGCTCAGGCTGCCGGTGTGACGCGGGGAGCGATTTACTGGCATTTTAAAGATAAGTCAGATCTGTTCGGTGAAATCTGGGAGCTTTCAGAGTCCAGCATTAGCGATCTCGAGAGTGAGTATCGGGCAAAATTCCCTGATGATCCACTCTCAGTAATGAGAGAAATATTAGTATATATCCTTGAAGCGACGGTAGTTGAAGAACGTCGCAGATTAATGATGGAAATAATTTATCATAAATGCGAGTTCGTGGGCGAAATGGCGGTGGTGCAACAGGCGCAACGCAGCCTCAGCCTCGAAAGCTATGACCGTATCGAACTGAACCTGAACCTGTGTATGCAGGCAAAGCTGTTACCGGCCAATCTCTTGACCCGCCGGGCGGCTATCCTGATGCGCGGCTACATTTCAGGTCTGATGGAAAACTGGCTGTTTGCCCCGCAATCCTTTGACCTCAAAGAGGAAGCCCGCAGCTACGTGGCGATTTTACTGGAAATGCTACAGCTCTGCCCGTCGCTGCGCAGCGACGCGCCGTCGCTAACTGCCTGA
- the mscK gene encoding mechanosensitive channel MscK produces the protein MLPINRSQHPVFALLFAMLFFFATAPLTWARADNSNDIPSRGDVQSQLDALNKQKELSPQDKLIQQDLTETLETLDKIERVKADTAQLRQKVAQAPENMRKATESLNALSDVDNDTETRKTLSTLSLRQLESRVAQLLDDLQTAQSDLATYNSQLVSLQTQPERVQNLMYSASQQLQQIRNRLNGTTVGEGTLRPTQQTLLLVQQTLLNAQIEQQRKSLEGNTVLQDTLQKQRDYVTANINRLEHQLQLLQEAVNSKRLTLTEKTAQEAVSPDETARIQANPLVKQELDANHQLSQRLIQATEKGNSLVQQNIKVKNWLDRALQAERNIKEQIAVLKGSLLLSRILYQQQQTLPSADELEDMTNRIADLRLEQFDVNQQRDALFQSDSFVAKIEEGHSSDVNPEVHDALLQVVDMRRELLDQLNKQLGNQLMMAINLQINQQQLVSVSKSLQEILTQQIFWVNSNKPMDWDWIKSFPETLKTQIKSMKITVNWEKAWPAVTIALLAGLPLLLIAGLIRWRLGWLKKYQAKLASEVGQLRNDSQLHTPKAILIDLIRALPVCLIILAVGLILLTMQLNVSDLLWAFSKKLALFWLVFGVCWKVLEKDGVAVRHFNMPAQLTSHWRRQIVRISLALLPLHFWSVVSELSPLHLMDDVLGQLVILLNLLLIAILMWPMCRDSWRDKESHNIRLATVTVLAIIPLALMVLTATGYFYTTLRLSGRWIETVYLVIVWNLLYQTVLRGLSVAARRIAYRRAIARRQHQVKEGAEGAEPQEEPTIALEQVNQQTLRITMLVMIALFAVMFWAIWSDLITVFAYLDSITLWQYNGTEAGAAVMKSVTMGSLLFALVSSVVAWALIRNLPGLLEVLLLSRLNLRQGASYAITTILNYVIIIVGAMTVFGSLGVSWDKLQWLAAALSVGLGFGLQEIFGNFVSGLIILFERPVRIGDTVTIGTFSGTVSKIRIRATTITDFDRKEVIIPNKAFVTERLINWSLSDTVTRVVIRLGVAYGSDLDRVKEVLLKAASEHPKVMHDPAPAVFFTTFGPSTLDHELRLYVRELRDRSYTVDELNRSIDRLCRENDINIAFNQLEVHLRNEKGDEHTEVKRDIKGDDPTPA, from the coding sequence ATGCTGCCCATCAATCGCTCGCAACATCCTGTTTTTGCATTGCTCTTTGCGATGCTGTTTTTCTTTGCCACGGCGCCGCTGACCTGGGCCCGCGCCGATAACAGCAATGACATTCCCTCGCGTGGCGATGTTCAGTCGCAGCTCGACGCGCTGAACAAACAAAAAGAGCTCTCTCCTCAGGATAAGCTCATCCAGCAGGATCTGACGGAAACGCTGGAAACGCTGGATAAAATTGAACGCGTCAAAGCCGATACCGCCCAGCTTCGTCAGAAGGTGGCGCAGGCTCCTGAAAACATGCGCAAAGCGACGGAATCACTGAACGCCCTGAGCGACGTCGATAACGATACCGAAACGCGCAAGACGCTCTCGACGCTCTCTTTACGTCAGCTGGAGTCGCGCGTCGCGCAACTGCTCGACGACCTGCAAACCGCGCAGTCCGACCTCGCGACCTATAACAGCCAGCTTGTCTCCCTGCAAACCCAGCCGGAACGCGTGCAAAACTTGATGTACTCCGCGTCTCAGCAGCTGCAGCAGATCCGTAACCGTCTGAACGGCACGACGGTGGGAGAGGGAACGCTGCGCCCGACCCAGCAAACCCTGCTGCTGGTTCAGCAGACGTTGCTCAATGCACAAATCGAACAGCAGCGTAAAAGTCTGGAAGGGAATACGGTGCTGCAGGACACCCTGCAAAAACAGCGCGATTACGTCACCGCCAACATTAATCGTCTTGAACACCAGCTTCAGCTGTTGCAGGAGGCGGTTAACAGCAAGCGCCTGACGCTGACGGAAAAAACCGCCCAGGAGGCCGTATCGCCTGATGAGACCGCCCGCATTCAGGCGAATCCACTGGTGAAACAGGAGCTCGACGCCAACCACCAGCTTAGCCAGCGCCTGATACAGGCGACGGAAAAGGGTAACTCACTGGTTCAGCAAAATATCAAAGTGAAGAACTGGCTGGATCGCGCGCTGCAGGCTGAGCGCAACATCAAAGAGCAGATCGCGGTCCTGAAGGGCAGCCTCCTGCTGTCGCGTATTCTCTACCAGCAGCAGCAGACGCTCCCGTCCGCTGATGAGCTGGAAGACATGACCAACCGCATCGCGGATTTGCGTCTGGAACAGTTTGACGTCAACCAGCAGCGCGATGCCCTTTTCCAGAGCGATAGCTTTGTCGCCAAAATTGAAGAGGGCCATTCCAGCGACGTGAACCCGGAAGTGCACGACGCGCTGCTCCAGGTCGTCGATATGCGTCGCGAGCTGCTGGACCAGCTCAACAAACAGCTGGGTAACCAGCTGATGATGGCCATTAACCTGCAAATCAACCAGCAGCAGCTGGTGAGCGTCTCGAAAAGTCTGCAGGAGATCCTGACCCAGCAGATTTTCTGGGTAAACAGCAACAAACCGATGGACTGGGACTGGATTAAATCCTTCCCTGAGACGCTGAAAACGCAGATTAAGAGCATGAAGATCACCGTAAACTGGGAGAAAGCCTGGCCTGCGGTGACGATTGCCTTGCTCGCGGGATTACCGCTGCTGCTGATTGCTGGCCTGATCCGCTGGCGTCTGGGCTGGCTGAAAAAATACCAGGCGAAGCTGGCCTCCGAAGTGGGGCAACTGCGTAACGATAGCCAGCTTCATACGCCAAAAGCGATTCTGATCGATCTCATTCGCGCCCTGCCGGTGTGCCTGATTATTCTGGCTGTGGGCCTGATTCTGCTCACCATGCAGCTCAACGTCAGCGATCTGCTGTGGGCGTTCAGTAAAAAACTGGCGCTGTTCTGGCTGGTGTTTGGCGTGTGCTGGAAGGTGCTGGAAAAAGACGGCGTGGCGGTGCGTCATTTCAACATGCCTGCGCAGCTGACCAGCCACTGGCGTCGCCAGATTGTGCGCATCAGCTTGGCCCTCCTGCCGCTGCACTTCTGGTCGGTTGTTTCTGAGCTTTCCCCGCTGCATCTGATGGATGATGTGCTGGGCCAGCTGGTCATCCTGCTGAACCTGCTGCTGATTGCGATCCTGATGTGGCCGATGTGCCGCGACAGCTGGCGTGATAAAGAGTCCCACAATATCCGTCTGGCCACCGTGACCGTGCTGGCGATCATTCCGCTGGCGCTGATGGTGCTGACGGCAACGGGCTACTTCTATACCACGCTGCGTCTGTCCGGGCGCTGGATTGAAACGGTCTATCTGGTGATCGTCTGGAACCTGCTCTATCAGACCGTACTGCGCGGCCTGAGCGTGGCGGCCCGCCGCATCGCCTACCGCCGTGCCATTGCGCGTCGTCAGCATCAGGTGAAAGAGGGGGCCGAAGGCGCGGAGCCACAGGAAGAGCCGACCATCGCGCTGGAGCAGGTTAACCAGCAGACGCTGCGTATCACCATGCTGGTGATGATCGCCCTGTTTGCGGTGATGTTCTGGGCTATCTGGTCCGATCTTATTACCGTTTTCGCCTATCTCGACAGTATTACCCTCTGGCAATACAACGGCACCGAAGCGGGCGCGGCGGTCATGAAAAGCGTGACCATGGGCAGCCTGCTGTTTGCGCTGGTGTCGTCGGTGGTGGCCTGGGCGCTGATCCGCAACCTGCCAGGCCTGCTCGAAGTGCTGCTCCTGTCACGTCTGAATCTTCGCCAGGGGGCGTCCTACGCCATTACGACGATCCTCAACTACGTGATCATTATTGTTGGGGCGATGACGGTCTTTGGTTCGCTTGGCGTCTCGTGGGATAAACTGCAGTGGCTGGCGGCCGCCCTCTCGGTCGGTCTTGGTTTTGGCCTGCAGGAAATCTTCGGTAACTTTGTCTCCGGCCTGATCATCCTGTTCGAACGTCCGGTACGTATCGGCGATACCGTCACCATCGGCACGTTCTCGGGAACGGTCAGCAAGATCCGTATTCGTGCGACCACCATCACCGACTTCGATCGCAAAGAGGTGATCATCCCGAACAAAGCGTTCGTGACCGAGCGTCTGATCAACTGGTCGCTCTCGGATACGGTGACGCGCGTGGTGATCCGCCTGGGCGTGGCCTATGGATCGGATCTGGATAGGGTGAAAGAGGTGCTGCTGAAGGCGGCGTCTGAGCATCCGAAAGTGATGCACGATCCGGCTCCGGCGGTCTTCTTCACCACCTTTGGGCCGAGTACGCTGGATCACGAGCTGCGTTTATACGTGCGTGAACTGCGTGACCGCAGCTACACGGTGGATGAGCTTAACCGCTCTATCGATCGTCTGTGCCGTGAAAACGATATTAATATCGCCTTCAACCAGCTTGAGGTTCACCTGCGTAACGAGAAAGGTGATGAGCATACGGAAGTGAAGCGCGACATTAAGGGTGATGACCCAACTCCGGCTTAA
- the rsmS gene encoding pleiotropic regulatory protein RsmS produces the protein MSLENAPDEVKLAVDLIMLLENHEIPAGTVLKALEIVRRDFEGKLPPHPNPLPRGEGK, from the coding sequence ATGTCACTGGAAAATGCACCCGATGAGGTCAAGCTGGCCGTCGATTTGATTATGCTGCTGGAGAATCATGAGATCCCCGCCGGGACGGTGCTTAAGGCACTGGAGATTGTACGGCGGGATTTTGAGGGGAAACTTCCCCCTCACCCTAACCCTCTCCCACGGGGAGAGGGAAAATAG
- the priC gene encoding primosomal replication protein N'', giving the protein MKTALLLERLQNQLIALREQATPLMGHATLKPRFDRQLFRTRSTVTQDYLAEAQTNLDELRHAVEHEQQEQVAWLAAHLTEQITALHREIAAWPLRAWDSASPGLGKWQRKRLENQEFERRLFEMKREREVRLNNSETLEEQQLLMREISALEGRIVRCRQALDDIERVIERLTR; this is encoded by the coding sequence TTGAAAACAGCACTGCTTCTTGAGAGGCTGCAAAATCAGCTGATTGCTCTGCGGGAGCAGGCCACGCCGCTGATGGGGCACGCCACGCTGAAACCGCGCTTTGACCGGCAGCTTTTTCGTACCCGCAGCACCGTTACTCAGGATTACCTGGCTGAAGCGCAGACGAACCTCGACGAGCTTCGCCATGCGGTTGAGCATGAACAGCAGGAACAGGTGGCGTGGCTTGCGGCGCATCTCACCGAGCAGATCACCGCGCTGCATCGCGAAATCGCCGCCTGGCCGCTGCGCGCCTGGGACAGCGCCTCGCCGGGGCTCGGCAAATGGCAGCGCAAACGGCTGGAGAACCAGGAGTTTGAACGCCGACTGTTTGAGATGAAGCGCGAACGCGAGGTGCGCCTGAACAACAGCGAAACGCTGGAAGAGCAGCAGCTATTGATGCGCGAGATTAGCGCGCTGGAAGGACGCATCGTCCGCTGCCGTCAGGCGCTGGATGACATTGAACGCGTCATAGAACGTTTGACCCGTTAA
- a CDS encoding DUF454 family protein — MQRTILIIIGWLAVVLGTLGVVLPLLPTTPFILLAAWCFARSSPRFHHWLLYRSWFGGYLRHWQKHRAMPPGAKPRAIAVILITFAISLWLVKMMWVRILLLVILTCLLIFMWRIPVVDEKQQKH, encoded by the coding sequence ATGCAGCGTACTATTTTAATCATCATTGGCTGGCTTGCGGTAGTGCTGGGCACGCTGGGTGTGGTTTTACCCTTGCTGCCGACCACGCCGTTTATCCTGCTGGCGGCCTGGTGCTTCGCCCGCTCGTCACCGCGTTTTCACCACTGGCTGCTCTATCGCTCATGGTTTGGCGGCTATCTGCGGCACTGGCAAAAACACCGGGCCATGCCGCCCGGCGCCAAGCCGCGCGCGATCGCGGTGATCCTCATCACCTTCGCCATTTCATTATGGCTGGTGAAAATGATGTGGGTGCGGATCCTGCTGCTGGTCATCCTGACCTGCCTGCTTATCTTCATGTGGCGGATCCCCGTGGTTGATGAAAAGCAACAAAAGCACTGA
- the apt gene encoding adenine phosphoribosyltransferase, translating to MTATAQQLEYLKNSIKSIQDYPKPGILFRDVTSLLEDPKAYALSIELLVERYKNAGITKVVGTEARGFLFGAPVALAMGVGFVPVRKPRKLPRETIAESYELEYGTDQLEIHVDAIKPGDKVLVVDDLLATGGTIEATVKLIRRLGGEVTDAAFIINLFDLGGEQRLEKQGITSYSLVPFPGH from the coding sequence ATGACCGCAACTGCACAGCAGCTTGAATATCTGAAAAACAGCATCAAAAGCATCCAGGACTATCCAAAGCCTGGCATTCTTTTCCGTGATGTCACCAGCTTGCTGGAAGACCCGAAAGCGTACGCGCTCAGCATTGAACTGCTGGTCGAGCGTTATAAAAACGCCGGGATCACCAAAGTAGTAGGTACCGAAGCCCGTGGCTTCCTGTTTGGCGCACCGGTTGCGCTGGCGATGGGCGTAGGTTTTGTGCCGGTGCGTAAGCCGCGCAAGCTGCCGCGTGAAACCATTGCAGAAAGCTACGAGCTGGAGTACGGCACCGATCAGCTGGAGATCCACGTTGACGCGATCAAGCCTGGCGACAAAGTGCTGGTGGTTGACGATCTGCTGGCGACCGGCGGCACCATTGAAGCGACCGTGAAGCTGATCCGCCGTCTGGGTGGGGAAGTGACCGACGCGGCCTTCATCATCAACCTGTTCGATCTCGGCGGTGAACAGCGCCTGGAAAAACAGGGTATTACCAGCTACAGCCTGGTGCCTTTCCCGGGTCACTAA
- the dnaX gene encoding DNA polymerase III subunit gamma/tau codes for MSYQVLARKWRPQTFADVVGQEHVLTALANGLSLGRIHHAYLFSGTRGVGKTSIARLLAKGLNCETGITATPCGVCDNCREIEQGRFVDLIEIDAASRTKVEDTRDLLDNVQYAPARGRFKVYLIDEVHMLSRHSFNALLKTLEEPPAHVKFLLATTDPQKLPVTILSRCLQFHLKALDVEQIRAQLEHILDEEKIVHEPRALQLLARAADGSLRDALSLTDQAIASGDGKLSTEAVSTMLGTLDDDQALSLIEAMIAANGERVMSQVNAAAARGIEWEGLLVEMLSLLHRVAMLQLSPSAIGADMATIEQRMRELARTVPPADVQLYYQTLLIGRKELPFAPDPRMGVEMTLLRALAFHPRMPLSEPEVPRQSFAPVAPTAVMSPQQVPQQPTPPPQQNVPLSDATSSVLAARSQLQRAQGVTKPKKSEPAAPGRARPVNNAALERLASVTERVQSRPAPSALEQKAPVKEEAYRWKATTITEEVKEEVATPKALKKALEHEKTPELSAKLAEESIARDAWAAEVSKLQLPKLVEQVALNAWKEQDGNQVRLHLRPGQRHLNSPGAQKALAEALATLQGAPVELTIIEDDNPAVKTPLEWRQAIYEEKLAQAREAIIADNNIQTLRRFFDADLDEESIRPI; via the coding sequence ATGAGTTATCAGGTGTTAGCCCGTAAATGGCGACCACAAACCTTTGCTGACGTTGTCGGTCAGGAACATGTGCTGACGGCCCTGGCGAACGGCTTGTCGCTAGGTCGCATCCATCACGCCTATCTTTTTTCCGGCACCCGCGGCGTCGGTAAGACCTCTATTGCCCGTTTGCTGGCAAAAGGTCTCAACTGCGAAACCGGGATCACCGCCACGCCGTGCGGCGTGTGTGATAACTGCCGGGAGATCGAACAGGGGCGTTTTGTCGATCTGATCGAGATCGACGCCGCCTCGCGCACCAAAGTGGAAGATACCCGCGACCTGCTCGACAACGTGCAGTACGCCCCGGCGCGCGGCCGCTTCAAGGTCTACCTGATCGATGAAGTGCACATGCTGTCGCGCCACAGCTTTAACGCTCTGCTGAAAACGCTGGAAGAGCCGCCCGCGCACGTGAAGTTCCTGCTGGCGACCACCGATCCGCAAAAGCTGCCGGTCACGATTTTATCGCGCTGCCTGCAGTTCCACCTGAAGGCACTGGACGTCGAGCAGATCCGTGCGCAGCTTGAGCACATTCTTGATGAAGAGAAGATTGTCCACGAACCGCGCGCCCTGCAGCTGCTGGCCCGCGCGGCGGACGGCAGCCTGCGTGATGCGCTCAGCCTGACCGACCAGGCGATTGCCAGCGGTGACGGCAAGCTCTCCACCGAGGCGGTCAGCACCATGCTCGGCACGCTGGATGACGATCAGGCGCTGTCGCTTATCGAAGCGATGATTGCCGCCAACGGCGAACGCGTGATGTCGCAGGTGAATGCCGCCGCTGCCCGGGGTATTGAGTGGGAAGGGCTGCTGGTTGAGATGCTCAGCCTGCTGCACCGCGTGGCTATGCTGCAGCTTTCTCCCTCCGCCATTGGTGCGGATATGGCGACCATTGAACAGCGGATGCGTGAACTTGCCCGCACCGTGCCGCCTGCCGACGTGCAGCTGTACTACCAGACGCTGCTGATTGGCCGCAAAGAGTTACCGTTCGCGCCGGATCCGCGTATGGGCGTTGAAATGACGCTGCTGCGCGCGCTGGCGTTCCACCCGCGCATGCCATTGTCGGAGCCGGAAGTGCCGCGGCAGTCTTTCGCGCCGGTCGCCCCTACGGCTGTGATGTCGCCGCAGCAGGTACCACAGCAGCCGACGCCGCCACCGCAGCAAAACGTGCCGCTGTCGGATGCCACCAGTTCGGTGCTTGCCGCACGCAGCCAGCTGCAGCGTGCCCAGGGAGTAACCAAACCAAAAAAGAGTGAACCGGCAGCGCCAGGAAGAGCGCGGCCGGTTAACAACGCCGCGCTTGAACGACTGGCCTCGGTAACGGAGCGCGTACAGTCGCGTCCGGCACCGTCCGCGCTCGAGCAGAAAGCCCCGGTGAAAGAAGAGGCTTACCGCTGGAAGGCAACCACCATCACCGAAGAGGTGAAGGAAGAGGTCGCCACGCCGAAAGCGCTGAAAAAGGCGCTGGAGCATGAGAAAACGCCGGAGCTTTCCGCGAAGCTTGCCGAAGAGTCCATTGCGCGCGACGCCTGGGCCGCTGAGGTCAGCAAACTCCAGTTGCCGAAGCTGGTGGAGCAGGTCGCGCTGAACGCCTGGAAAGAGCAGGACGGCAATCAGGTGCGTCTGCACCTGCGTCCGGGCCAGCGACACCTCAATTCTCCTGGCGCGCAAAAGGCGCTGGCCGAGGCGCTCGCCACATTACAGGGCGCGCCGGTTGAATTGACTATCATTGAAGATGATAATCCGGCAGTGAAAACGCCGCTCGAGTGGCGCCAGGCCATTTATGAAGAAAAGCTCGCGCAGGCGCGCGAGGCGATTATTGCGGATAACAACATTCAGACCCTGCGCCGGTTCTTCGACGCCGATCTGGATGAAGAGAGTATTCGCCCCATTTGA
- a CDS encoding YbaB/EbfC family nucleoid-associated protein, whose translation MFGGKGGLGGLMKQAQQMQEKMQKMQEEIAQLEVTGESGAGLVKVTINGAHNCRRVEIDPSLLEDDKEMLEDLVAAAFNDAARRIDETQKEKMASVSSGMQLPPGFKMPF comes from the coding sequence ATGTTTGGTGGAAAAGGCGGTCTGGGTGGCCTGATGAAGCAGGCTCAGCAGATGCAGGAAAAAATGCAGAAGATGCAGGAAGAGATCGCTCAGCTGGAAGTCACGGGTGAGTCCGGTGCCGGTCTGGTCAAAGTGACCATCAACGGTGCGCACAACTGCCGTCGCGTGGAAATCGACCCAAGCCTGCTCGAAGACGACAAAGAGATGCTGGAAGATCTGGTTGCAGCCGCGTTTAACGATGCCGCTCGCCGTATCGACGAAACTCAGAAAGAGAAAATGGCTTCTGTTTCCAGCGGTATGCAGCTGCCGCCTGGCTTCAAGATGCCATTCTGA
- the recR gene encoding recombination mediator RecR produces MQTSPLLTQLMEALRCLPGVGPKSAQRMAFTLLQRDRSGGMRLAQALTRAMSEIGHCADCRTFTEQDVCNICTNPRRQENGQICVVESPADIYAIEQTGQFSGRYFVLMGHLSPLDGIGPDDIGLDRLEQRLESETIKEVILATNPTVEGEATANYIAELCSQYGVDASRIAHGVPVGGELEMVDGTTLSHSLAGRHKIIF; encoded by the coding sequence ATGCAAACCAGTCCGCTGCTCACGCAGTTAATGGAAGCACTGCGCTGCCTGCCGGGCGTTGGCCCGAAGTCGGCGCAGCGCATGGCGTTTACGCTATTGCAGCGCGACCGCAGCGGCGGGATGCGCCTGGCGCAGGCTCTGACCCGCGCCATGTCAGAAATTGGTCACTGTGCGGACTGCCGTACCTTTACCGAGCAGGACGTGTGTAACATCTGTACGAACCCGCGTCGTCAGGAAAACGGTCAGATTTGCGTGGTGGAGAGTCCGGCGGACATCTACGCCATCGAACAAACCGGGCAGTTTTCCGGCCGCTACTTCGTGCTGATGGGGCATCTCTCCCCGCTGGACGGTATTGGTCCGGATGATATCGGTCTTGACCGCCTTGAACAGCGTCTTGAGTCCGAAACCATCAAAGAGGTGATCCTCGCCACCAACCCGACGGTGGAAGGGGAGGCAACCGCCAACTACATCGCCGAGCTGTGCTCGCAGTACGGCGTTGACGCCAGCCGCATCGCCCATGGCGTGCCGGTGGGCGGCGAGCTGGAGATGGTGGACGGCACCACGCTGTCGCACTCTCTGGCCGGGCGTCACAAGATTATTTTCTGA
- the htpG gene encoding molecular chaperone HtpG, translated as MKGQETRGFQSEVKQLLHLMIHSLYSNKEIFLRELISNASDAADKLRFRALSNPDLYEGDGELRVRVSFNKENRTLTIADNGIGMNRDEVIDHLGTIAKSGTKAFLESMGSDQAKDSQLIGQFGVGFYSAFIVADKVTVRTRAAGDSAENGVLWESKGEGEYTVDDITKADRGTEITLHLREGEDDFLNDWRVRSIISKYSDHIALPVEIEKQEEKDGENVVSWEKINKAQALWTRNKSEIKDDEYNEFYKHIAHDFTDPLTWSHNRVEGKQEYTSLLYIPAQAPWDMWNRDHKHGLKLYVQRVFIMDDAEQFMPNYLRFVRGLIDSNDLPLNVSREILQDSTVTRNLRNALTKRALQMLEKLAKDDAEKYQTFWKQFGLVLKEGPAEDTANVETIAKLLRFASTHTDSSAQTVSLEEYVSRMKEGQEKIYYITADSYAAAKSSPHLELLRKKGIEVLLLSDRIDEWMMNYLTEFDGKSFQSVAKADESIDKLADEVDESAKEAEKALEPFVERVKTLLGDRVKEVRFTHRLTDTPAIVTTDADEMGTQMAKLFAAAGQAMPEVKYIFELNPDHPLVKRAADTQDDARFAEWVELLLDQSLLAERGTLEDPNLFIKRVNALLLA; from the coding sequence ATGAAAGGACAAGAAACCCGTGGTTTCCAGTCAGAAGTAAAACAGCTTCTGCACCTGATGATCCATTCCCTGTATTCCAACAAAGAAATTTTCCTGCGTGAGCTGATTTCCAACGCATCCGATGCGGCGGACAAGCTGCGCTTCCGCGCGCTGTCTAACCCGGATCTGTACGAAGGCGACGGCGAGCTGCGCGTGCGCGTCTCGTTCAATAAGGAGAACCGCACCCTGACCATCGCCGATAACGGCATCGGGATGAACCGCGACGAGGTGATCGACCACCTCGGCACCATCGCCAAATCCGGCACCAAAGCGTTCCTCGAGTCCATGGGCTCGGACCAGGCGAAAGACAGCCAGCTCATCGGCCAGTTCGGCGTCGGTTTCTACTCGGCGTTCATCGTGGCGGACAAAGTCACCGTCCGTACCCGTGCGGCGGGCGACAGCGCTGAAAACGGCGTGCTGTGGGAGTCCAAAGGGGAAGGCGAATATACCGTTGATGACATCACCAAAGCGGATCGCGGTACCGAAATCACCCTGCACCTGCGCGAAGGCGAAGACGATTTCCTGAACGACTGGCGCGTGCGCTCCATCATCAGCAAATATTCCGACCACATTGCCCTGCCGGTCGAGATTGAAAAACAGGAAGAGAAAGACGGTGAAAACGTGGTTTCCTGGGAGAAGATCAACAAGGCGCAGGCGCTGTGGACGCGCAACAAGTCTGAAATTAAAGACGACGAGTACAACGAATTCTACAAGCACATCGCCCACGATTTTACCGACCCGCTGACCTGGAGCCACAACCGTGTGGAAGGTAAGCAGGAGTACACCAGCCTGCTGTACATCCCGGCACAGGCGCCGTGGGACATGTGGAACCGCGATCACAAGCACGGTCTGAAGCTGTACGTGCAGCGCGTCTTTATCATGGACGACGCCGAGCAGTTCATGCCGAACTACCTGCGCTTTGTGCGCGGCCTGATCGATTCTAACGATCTGCCGCTCAACGTCTCCCGTGAAATTCTGCAGGACAGCACCGTCACCCGTAACTTGCGCAACGCCCTGACCAAACGTGCGCTGCAGATGCTGGAAAAACTGGCGAAAGACGATGCGGAAAAATATCAGACCTTCTGGAAACAGTTCGGCCTGGTGCTGAAAGAAGGCCCGGCAGAAGACACCGCGAACGTTGAAACCATCGCCAAACTGCTGCGTTTCGCCTCAACGCATACCGACTCCTCCGCGCAGACCGTGTCGCTGGAAGAGTACGTCTCCCGCATGAAAGAAGGGCAGGAGAAGATCTACTACATCACCGCCGACAGCTACGCGGCGGCGAAGAGCAGCCCGCACCTGGAGCTGTTGCGCAAGAAAGGCATCGAAGTGCTGCTGCTTTCTGACCGCATCGACGAGTGGATGATGAACTACCTGACCGAGTTCGACGGTAAATCCTTCCAGTCTGTAGCCAAAGCCGACGAGTCCATCGACAAGCTGGCGGATGAAGTGGACGAAAGCGCGAAAGAAGCCGAGAAGGCGCTGGAGCCGTTCGTTGAGCGCGTGAAAACCCTGCTGGGCGACCGCGTGAAAGAGGTGCGTTTCACGCACCGTCTGACCGACACCCCGGCCATCGTCACCACCGATGCCGACGAAATGGGCACCCAGATGGCGAAACTGTTCGCGGCGGCGGGCCAGGCGATGCCGGAAGTGAAATATATCTTTGAGCTTAATCCGGATCATCCGCTGGTGAAACGCGCAGCGGATACCCAGGACGACGCCCGCTTTGCCGAGTGGGTTGAACTGCTGCTGGATCAGTCCCTGCTGGCCGAGCGCGGCACGCTGGAAGATCCTAACCTGTTCATTAAACGTGTGAATGCGCTGCTGCTGGCGTAA